Proteins from a single region of Natronincola ferrireducens:
- a CDS encoding LytR/AlgR family response regulator transcription factor — translation MHNSSYLLKPIDVAVFKNNLAELVLSIMKISSQSNISMITVKDKNNTLMLPLKEIIFIEKVGRDTVVHTIKEEYIINKTLTELENKLNRNLLRVHQSFIVSICKIARIQEIGNRSYKIEFSGTKKTAYMSRYKFEKLKEIITF, via the coding sequence TTGCACAACTCAAGTTACTTACTCAAACCAATAGATGTTGCTGTTTTTAAAAACAATCTAGCCGAACTTGTACTAAGTATAATGAAGATTTCTAGCCAATCTAATATCAGCATGATAACTGTAAAAGATAAAAATAATACATTAATGCTACCATTGAAAGAAATAATTTTTATTGAAAAAGTAGGTAGGGATACAGTTGTTCATACTATTAAAGAGGAGTACATTATAAACAAAACATTAACAGAGCTAGAAAACAAGTTAAATAGAAACTTATTAAGAGTGCATCAATCTTTCATAGTAAGTATTTGCAAAATCGCTAGAATACAAGAAATAGGCAATAGATCTTATAAAATTGAATTTAGTGGTACTAAAAAAACAGCTTACATGAGCAGATATAAGTTTGAAAAACTTAAAGAAATAATTACTTTTTAA
- a CDS encoding MazG nucleotide pyrophosphohydrolase domain-containing protein, whose amino-acid sequence MELSALQKIVNGFTQEKGMNTKIEIRMIDIASEVGELSKEVLKGTNYGEKEFAPTQGWEEELGDVLFSLICIANETNTNLEDSLMTVLDKHEKPLAARGIWVLKNTGLLFITP is encoded by the coding sequence ATGGAATTATCAGCTCTACAAAAAATAGTCAACGGATTTACTCAAGAAAAAGGCATGAATACAAAGATTGAAATTAGAATGATTGACATCGCCTCTGAAGTAGGAGAACTTTCAAAGGAAGTGCTAAAGGGCACGAACTACGGAGAAAAGGAATTTGCCCCTACCCAAGGCTGGGAGGAAGAACTGGGGGATGTATTATTTTCCCTTATTTGTATCGCCAATGAAACCAACACCAACCTAGAGGATAGCTTGATGACCGTTCTAGATAAACATGAAAAGCCGTTAGCAGCAAGGGGCATTTGGGTTCTGAAGAATACGGGATTATTATTCATCACTCCTTAG